The following is a genomic window from Chloracidobacterium sp..
CGGCTGATCGGTGAGAACATCGCATTTAACCGCGGTTTTAATGACCCGGTCGCAAAGGCGGTCGAACTTTGGCTCAACTCCGCAACACATCGGCGCAACCTCTTAAATCCGGATTGGAGAGAAACGGCCGTCGGCATCGCGATCGGCGAGGACGGTTCGTACTACTTCACCCAGGTCTTTCTGGTCAGGAAATGATCGGGTCAACTTTCGATATTAAAGCTCCGAATTTCCTGCAATAGGGAATTCGGAGTTTCTAATTTATCCTTATAGCGTGTCGTTCTCTCTGTCGTCTTACGCAAAGGTTAATCTCGGCCTGCGGATCTTGGGCAAGCGCAGCGACGGTTTGCACGAGCTTTGCACCGTTTTTCAGACCGTATCGCTGCACGACACTCTTACCTTCTCTCCGGCGGCCGGTCTTGAGCTTTCCTGCGACGATCCGCAAATCCCTGTTGACGGGAGCAACTTGATCGTGCGGGCAGCTCATCTGCTCGGGGAAATTGCCGGCAGAGAAGTTACCGGCCGCATACATTTGCAGAAGAGCATCCCGTCGCCGGGCGGCCTGGGCGGAGGCTCCTCGAATGCCGTTTCCGCGATAGTGGGCCTTTGCAGGCTCAATTCGATCATTCTGTCAAAACCTGAATCGTTTGCCGGGCAGATCTCCCGGCTTGGCGCGGACGTGCCATTCTTCTTGTATGGCGGAACGGCGTTGGGAACAGGACGCGGAGACATGATCTCGTCCGAGATCGAGCAGGCCGACTATCCGTATATGCTGATCGTCACTCCTGACGTCGCGGTCCCGACGGCAGGAGCTTTCCGTGCATTCAATGCTAAGCCCTTGACTTCTGTTGGGGCTGAACGTATCCTTACTGTTTGCCGAAACGAGGCTGAGTATTTGACTCTGTCTCGAGCCGCGTTGATAAATGACCTCGAATCGACGGTGTTCGCAGCTTTTCCCGAGATCGAGCGGGTAAAGGATACTTTGATCGAACTCGGGGCAGTTAATGCGGCGATGAGCGGCAGCGGAGCATCGGTCTTCGCGGTATTTGATAACAGAGAGACACGGCAAACAGCATTAGAAGCCCTAGACTCGGAACGAGCGTGGCGAAAGTTTGCCGTAGCAACCGTTTCGCGTGGCGAATACCAGCGCGATACACAGATCAGTGAGGTTGTTTCCGCGTCGATTCTCAACAGATCTTAATTGGGGCGTAGCCAAGTGGTAAGGCACCGGGTTTTGGTTCCGGCATTCGTAGGTTCGAATCCTCCCGCCCCAGCCAAGTGTGAATTGTCGAAAGCGGGCGTCTCCGGTACTGAGATGTCCGTTTTCTTTTTGCGGAGTTCGAGGTTTGATTTAACGGGCAACGCCCGATATTGATCAGATGAGCGTTACAGGAAAGATCAAGATATTCACAGGCACGGCACACCCGGCGCTGGCCGAGGAGATCTGTGCGCACCTCGGCTGTGATATCGGCAGTGCCGTAACCGCCCGCTTTTCGGACGGCGAGTTCAATTTTCAGATCGGCGAGAATGTCCGCGGACACGATGTTTTTATCGTCCAGCCGACCTGTCCGCCCAGCGACCGGCACTTGATGGAACTGCTGATCATGATCGATGCTTTCACCAGAGCATCAGCAGAACGTGTAACGGCGGTTATTCCGTATTTCGGCTATGCGCGTTCGGACAAGAAAGACCGCCCGCGTGTGCCGATCGCCGCGAAGATGGCGGCAAATATCATCACAAAGGCAGGTGCGCACCGTGTACTCACGATCGACCTGCATGCGTCGCAGATCCAAGGGTTCTTTGATATTCCGGTGGATCATCTTTATGCGGCCCCGGTCGTGGTTGATTACTTTAACCGCAATCCGATAGACAATTTGATCGTGGTGGCTCCTGATACCGGCGGTGCTGAACGTGCAAGAGCGTATGCAAAGCGGCTGGATGCCGGGCTTGCACTCTGCGACAAGCGTCGTGAGCGAGCGAATGAGGCAGACGTAATGAATATCGTGGGCGATGTTCGGTCGAAGAACTGCCTGATAATAGACGATATGTGTGATACGGGCGGGACGATCTGCAAGGTGGCGGAGGCTCTTCACCGCTCGGGTGCCGATCAGATCTCGGCCTGCTTTACGCACGGAGTCCTCAGCGGAAATGCGATTGACAATATCACAAATTCGCATCTGACAAAGGTGATAGTTACCAATACTATCCCTACCGACGACAAGGCGCAGGCGTTGATCGATTCGGGTCGGCTTGAGGTTTTGAGCGTGGCCGGCCTGTTGGCATCGGCAATACGCTCTATACATGATGAAACGAGTGTTTCGTCATTGTTCATTTAGATCGCGGAGCAGATCCGGATGGCTGCTCGATAAAAAGGATATGGCAAACAAATTTGTAGTAAATGCTGAAAAGCGTGATGAACGCGGCAAGAATGACGCACGGCGTCTCCGTGTGGCGGGCAAGATCCCTGCGGTGGTTTATGGCGGCGGGTCTGAGAATATGTCCGTCGCGGCGCCGTTGGCCGAACTTGCGGCTATTCTGCGCAGCGATACAGGCGTCAACACGGTCTTTTCGCTGGATATCGCCGGCGAAGGCGTTCATGATGTGATCTTTCAGGACCGCCAGATCGACCCGATCATGGGCAGGCTGATCCACGCCGACCTTCGACGCTTTGCAAAGGGCGAAAAGATCGAGATGCTGGTTCCCGTTCATCTGACGGGCCACGCCGAAGGGCTTAGCGAGGCCGGATCTGTACTTTCGCATGCTTTGCGTGAGGTGAAGGTGCTTTGCGAACCAACCAAGACGCCTGAGTTCTTTGAGATCGACGTTACCGAGCTTGCTGCGGGACATGCGATCCATGTTTCGAGTATTAAGGTTGAGGAAGGTGTCGAGATCCTCGAAGACCCCGAGACCGTTATCGCATCGATCTTGATCGTAAGCGAGGCGAGCCTTGAACCGCAGCTTGAGGAAGGTGCTGAACCCGTAGTTGCGGGCGAAGAACCTAAGCCTGACGCAGCGGAATAGGCAGTGCGTTCGACGTGAGCGGTTGGCTGGTCATCGGTCTCGGTAATCCGGGCAGCGAGTATGAAAGGACAAGGCATAATGTCGGTTTCATGGCCGTTGATCTGCTTGCAGCGAGGATGCAAACCTTGGTCAAACGTCTTGAGTGCCGATCATTCATCGGCCGCGGAATGCTTGACGCAACTGCTGTCGAATTGGTAAAGCCGCAGACATTCATGAATTTGAGCGGAGAGGCGGCACGGTGTCTGTTGGCAAAAGAGGCTCGAAGCATTGAAAGGCTGATCGTGATCTCGGATGACGCGGCGATTCCGTTCGGTTCGCTTCGGATAAGACGCAGCGGCAGCCACGGCGGGCAGAACGGCCTTAGGTCGATGATCGAGCAGTTGAAAACACAGGAATTCGCACGCGTGCGTATCGGCATCGGGCCGGATCATCCGATAAGTGATCTGAGCCGCTTCGTTCTGGAGAAATTCTCAAAGAAAGAAGCTGATGTACTTGGTGAAACGATCGGGCGCGCGGCAGACGCCGTCGAGGTCATCATCCGGAACGATATTGATACCGCGATGGCGAGGTTTAATTAAGATTTTGATGTTCCCTTGCTTCATCAACTATATGGTGAGGCTGGTTGGCCGAAAGGAGAGAATTAAGTAAATGAGAACTTACGAAGTAATGTACATCGTCGATCCGGACACTCCGGCAGACAGGATCGCCAAGTTGAACGAGGCAGTCGGCAAACTTGTCGAGAAGGAAGGCGGTGAGGTCGTGCATATGGAAGATATCGGACTCCGACAGCTTGCATATCCGATCCAGAAGAAGCAAACGGGACATTATGTCCTGTTCGAGATCAAAGGCTCCGGTCAAGAGATCGCAGAGCTTGAACGTCGTATGCGCGTCAACGATATGATAATTCGGCACATAACCGTCCGTGTCGATCTTGACCGCAAAAAGGCCGATGCGTCCCGC
Proteins encoded in this region:
- the ispE gene encoding 4-(cytidine 5'-diphospho)-2-C-methyl-D-erythritol kinase, coding for MSFSLSSYAKVNLGLRILGKRSDGLHELCTVFQTVSLHDTLTFSPAAGLELSCDDPQIPVDGSNLIVRAAHLLGEIAGREVTGRIHLQKSIPSPGGLGGGSSNAVSAIVGLCRLNSIILSKPESFAGQISRLGADVPFFLYGGTALGTGRGDMISSEIEQADYPYMLIVTPDVAVPTAGAFRAFNAKPLTSVGAERILTVCRNEAEYLTLSRAALINDLESTVFAAFPEIERVKDTLIELGAVNAAMSGSGASVFAVFDNRETRQTALEALDSERAWRKFAVATVSRGEYQRDTQISEVVSASILNRS
- a CDS encoding ribose-phosphate pyrophosphokinase encodes the protein MSVTGKIKIFTGTAHPALAEEICAHLGCDIGSAVTARFSDGEFNFQIGENVRGHDVFIVQPTCPPSDRHLMELLIMIDAFTRASAERVTAVIPYFGYARSDKKDRPRVPIAAKMAANIITKAGAHRVLTIDLHASQIQGFFDIPVDHLYAAPVVVDYFNRNPIDNLIVVAPDTGGAERARAYAKRLDAGLALCDKRRERANEADVMNIVGDVRSKNCLIIDDMCDTGGTICKVAEALHRSGADQISACFTHGVLSGNAIDNITNSHLTKVIVTNTIPTDDKAQALIDSGRLEVLSVAGLLASAIRSIHDETSVSSLFI
- a CDS encoding 50S ribosomal protein L25; translated protein: MANKFVVNAEKRDERGKNDARRLRVAGKIPAVVYGGGSENMSVAAPLAELAAILRSDTGVNTVFSLDIAGEGVHDVIFQDRQIDPIMGRLIHADLRRFAKGEKIEMLVPVHLTGHAEGLSEAGSVLSHALREVKVLCEPTKTPEFFEIDVTELAAGHAIHVSSIKVEEGVEILEDPETVIASILIVSEASLEPQLEEGAEPVVAGEEPKPDAAE
- a CDS encoding aminoacyl-tRNA hydrolase; amino-acid sequence: MSGWLVIGLGNPGSEYERTRHNVGFMAVDLLAARMQTLVKRLECRSFIGRGMLDATAVELVKPQTFMNLSGEAARCLLAKEARSIERLIVISDDAAIPFGSLRIRRSGSHGGQNGLRSMIEQLKTQEFARVRIGIGPDHPISDLSRFVLEKFSKKEADVLGETIGRAADAVEVIIRNDIDTAMARFN
- the rpsF gene encoding 30S ribosomal protein S6; protein product: MRTYEVMYIVDPDTPADRIAKLNEAVGKLVEKEGGEVVHMEDIGLRQLAYPIQKKQTGHYVLFEIKGSGQEIAELERRMRVNDMIIRHITVRVDLDRKKADASRAKREARQAKRAKFAPPTETTTEAPAAEA